One Microcaecilia unicolor chromosome 8, aMicUni1.1, whole genome shotgun sequence DNA window includes the following coding sequences:
- the LOC115476837 gene encoding protocadherin gamma-A10-like — protein MAGVQTVYDFRARVLLCFVMFSVWKMGFGQIRYSVPEEMEVGSSVGNIARDLNIKELPVHGVRIVSRGKPQYFALNLKSGHLCINQKIDREVVCGKIVQCLLNVEILVEDIVKLYAVEIEIQDINDNSPSFPNEKIELEISENTAPGMSFLLQNAQDLDVGVNSLLNYHLSKSKHFTLDIQTGASSLNYAKLVLQESLDREEQAVHHLILTANDGGVPVKSGVAQIRIIVTDANDNAPVFNQTLYKVNVRENLPVGTEVVTISATDRDEGIYSELNYSFTKNTDTDLQIFQLDSKSGKISVIGNLDFEQSELYEIEVNAKDGGGLSARSKVILEVIDVNDNAPEITVTSLYSPLSENSPPGTIVALLNVHDRDSGQNGQVNCFILDKLPFQIKKSFGNYYNLATRSSLDREKISEYNISITAKDNGVNILSTTQTIDLLISDVNDNPPVFERPSYSVYLTENNPTGSSIFCAKATDPDWEQNARITYSMMESYINKVPLSSYISMNSKTGVIYALRSFDYEQIKEIPFQIQGEDGGLPPLSSNVTVTIFVLDKNDNAPEILYPSHPTDSSAGVELAPRSSEPGYLVTKVIAVDADSGQNAWLSYRLLKATDHGLFTVGLHTGEIRTARFFQEKDAVKQTLTILVKDNGHSPLSATVTVTVLVADSVADVLSDLSTLSSSTSTDTDSNLTFYLVIAIAVVSCLFFTVIIVLVVHRIRRWKFLQTYDSSGVNFSTVRPSSQHSGIDGVRAFLQNYSHDVCLTTHSEKGQINFPIGCEANTLTYNQFSETIGSSESGNVLDTCCEKETINQVSFLV, from the coding sequence ATGGCAGGTGTGCAAACAGTTTATGATTTCAGAGCTCGAGTGTTGCTCTGCTTTGTAATGTTTTCGGTGTGGAAGATGGGCTTCGGACAAATTCGCTATTCAGTTCCTGAGGAAATGGAAGTAGGTTCTTCAGTTGGAAATATTGCGAGGGATTTAAATATCAAGGAGTTGCCGGTGCATGGAGTACGCATTGTTTCAAGAGGTAAGCCTCAGTACTTTGCTCTGAATTTGAAAAGCGGACATTTGTGTATCAACCAAAAAATTGACCGAGAAGTAGTATGCGGTAAAATAGTTCAATGTTTGCTAAACGTCGAGATTCTTGTTGAAGATATAGTAAAACTCTATGCAGTTGAAATTGAAATCCAGGATATCAATGACAATTCACCCAGCTTTCCAAATGAGAAAATAGAGTTAGAAATCAGTGAAAATACAGCGCCAGGAATGTCCTTTCTGTTGCAGAACGCGCAGGATCTTGATGTGGGAGTTAATTCTCTTCTGAATTATCATCTAAGTAAAAGTAAGCACTTCACACTAGATATCCAAACGGGAGCTAGTAGTTTAAATTATGCAAAGCTGGTGCTGCAGGAATCTCTGGACCGGGAAGAACAAGCTGTGCACCATCTTATCCTTACAGCAAATGACGGAGGGGTTCCAGTCAAATCAGGCGTTGCTCAAATCCGCATCATTGTCACAGATGCAAATGACAATGCACCGGTTTTTAACCAAACCCTCTATAAAGTGAATGTCAGAGAAAATTTGCCTGTAGGTACCGAAGTGGTCACTATCAGCGCTACAGACAGGGACGAAGGAATATATTCCGAGTTAAATTATTCCTTTACCAAAAATACAGACACAGATTTGCAGATATTCCAGCTGGATTCCAAATCCGGAAAAATATCAGTTATAGGAAATCTGGACTTTGAGCAATCCGAATTATATGAAATTGAGGTTAATGCAAAGGACGGTGGAGGCCTTTCGGCTAGATCCAAAGTTATATTAGAAGTGATAGATGTGAACGATAATGCTCCAGAAATTACAGTCACATCTCTGTACAGCCCTCTGTCGGAAAATAGTCCACCTGGAACAATAGTCGCTCTGTTAAATGTGCATGACCGAGATTCTGGGCAAAATGGTCAAGTGAATTGCTTTATTTTGGATAAACTCCCATTTCAAATAAAGAAGTCATTTGGTAATTATTACAATTTGGCCACTAGGAGCAGTCTGGATAGGGAGAAAATTTCAGAATACAACATAAGTATCACAGCTAAAGACAACGGGGTAAACATTCTCTCCACAACCCAAACTATAGACCTGCTGATTTCAGATGTAAATGATAATCCACCTGTCTTTGAAAGACCATCATATTCAGTTTACTTGACGGAAAATAATCCCACGGGCTCGTCAATATTTTGTGCTAAAGCCACCGACCCAGACTGGGAGCAAAATGCCAGGATCACTTACTCTATGATGGAAAGTTATATTAATAAGGTGCCTTTGTCGTCCTACATCTCCATGAATTCAAAGACTGGAGTTATTTACGCCCTGCGTTCTTTTGATTATGAACAAATCAAAGAAATTCCCTTCCAAATTCAAGGTGAAGATGGGGGACTTCCACCTCTCAGCAGTAATGTCACAGTAACCATTTTTGTATTAGATAAAAATGACAATGCTCCTGAAATATTATACCCTTCACACCCCACTGATAGTTCTGCAGGAGTTGAGTTGGCACCCCGTTCCTCCGAACCAGGCTATCTGGTAACTAAAGTAATAGCTGTTGATGCAGATTCTGGACAAAATGCATGGCTGTCCTATCGACTGCTTAAGGCCACAGATCATGGTCTTTTCACCGTGGGACTTCACACAGGAGAAATCAGAACGGCCCGCTTTTTTCAAGAGAAGGATGCAGTTAAACAAACTCTTACAATTTTAGTGAAAGACAACGgccattctcctctctctgctACAGTTACTGTCACTGTACTGGTGGCAGACAGCGTTGCAGATGTACTTTCTGATCTGAGCACTCTTTCGTCATCTACATCTACAGACACCGATTCAAACCTCACATTTTATTTGGTGATCGCTATTGCTGTTGTTTCCTGTTTATTCTTCACGGTTATAATAGTGTTGGTGGTCCATAGGATTCGCAGGTGGAAATTTTTGCAGACGTATGATTCCTCCGGTGTTAACTTCAGCACAGTTCGTCCTTCCTCTCAGCATTCAGGCATAGATGGCGTCAGGGCTTTTCTTCAAAACTACTCTCATGATGTTTGCTTAACCACACACTCTGAAAAAGGGCAGATTAACTTCCCTATAGGATGTGAAGCAAACACTCTCACCTATAACCAGTTTTCTGAGACGATAGGATCCAGTGAGTCTGGAAATGTCTTGGACACCTGTTGTGAAAAGGAGACCATCAATCAGGTGAGCTTTCTGGTATAA